The genomic segment TCTTGCTTTTAGTCCGTTTATCGGGCACAAGCTCCGCAGCGCGGGAAAAAAACTTAATTGCCATATCGGGTTCATTGCGGGCATCATAGATATAAGCCTGATCAACCGCTGAGGGAATCCTGTATCGGCTCTCGGCTTCCGCCTCGGCAAAATTTTTTAACGCTGCGGTCGAATATCCCTGTACGGCACGCCGGATACCGTCATAAAACGCGTCTTCATAGTGATTATCCGCTTTGTCGATTCCAAAACAGGCATTAAAATCGCCGGAAGAAGCGAAATACCATCGTGCATACGCCTTTACCAGCGGATTATGAGGATGCGCTTCCAAAATTTTCCACATTTCTCCGTTTCCCCGCGTATAATTTTTCGGCTGAACATAGCGGTACCGGAATTCTTCCAGCTCGAACCGTATATCGTCTTTATCGGCATTCATTGCACTTTCAAGAACCTCTTCGGCGGAAAGGGTAAACGCAGAAGAAACAAACAGGCTTTTTTCCATCTCTAACGAGTAAAAATCCTTGCTTTGCAGATATTCGTCTAAAGGATTCTTTTGACTATGCGCCGCCTCTATAGCGGAGCAGGCGCGGACATACTGTGCAACAGCGGGATAATATCCCGGATTTTGCGAAATACAATCGATAAGAATTTCGGCTTTTTCTTCTTGGGTAGGAGCAGTCATCGCTAAATTATAAAAAACTTCACTTGAAGAGTCCGCATAACGGTCGACATACATTTGCCAAAAACCGCGAGCCTGATCCATATCGCCAAGCCCCGCGCTTGCATCCGCAGCAAGCAAAAGGTGGCGGCGGGCGTATTCAAACGCTTTGGGATTATGTTCGGGGAGCCCTGCCATATCGGCATACGCGAGGGAGTAGACCAAATCGTCCAGCACCGGCTGAAAATTTCCCATATCATAAGCCAAACACGACCAAAAATAGGGGGAACGGAGCGCTTCATCTTTGGCAATGCGGGAACGGAGCGCGGCAGCCTGTGCAATTTCCCCTTGATGAGCAAGCATTGCGGCGGCATTCTCCAAGAAAATATGTTCACCGGTCAGTCTAAATCCCTCCTGCCAAAACGGCACGGGTGTCCGGTATGTTTGCTTTATTTTATCCGCTTGAATAAGCGCTTCCGTCCCGATACCGGCATAAGAAGTACCCAACAGTGCTTCCGCAATGGCTGCAGCGTCTTCTATCCGATCTTCCTGTAACAACGTATGGGTGAGTGCTGCCTTGAGCATCGGGTCATCGGGGTGTTTTTTTAAACCTGTCTGCATGGATTGCAGGGCTTGAACAGGACTATGCAGCTGCAGTTCCCGTTTTGCAATGCTTAAATACTGAACAGGGAACCGAGCTTTTTTACGCAGTGCGCTGAGACTTTTCAGTGCTTTTTGCGTGTTGCCATCTTCAATAGTGCTGTCGATTGAATTCAGTTTTTGTTGAAAAAGCTCATTCTTATCCGCTTTTGAACATGCCGCTATAAGAATGCAGAGCAAAAAGCTTGCTATAAGAAAGAGCTTAGTTTTTGTCCTTTTCATGTAAGCAGTCTAAACACTCTCGTTTGATGCTGTCAAGTACTGCGTTTACAAACTTAAAAGAATCATCGGTACCATAAATACGAGCGATGGTAACCGCTTCGTTAATTACAATTCTTGGATCGGTATCTTGCTGAAAGAGCAGTGAATAGGTACCTAACCGGAGTATAGCCTTATCAACTAATTTAAGCCGGTTAAAATCCCAATTTTCCAAATTTTTAGCGATAAGCCCGTCAATCTCATCGATATGTTCAACAGCTCCTAAAAAAAGAAGCTGCGAAAATAAAAAATCCTCGTCATGCAACTCTTTACCGGTACGCTCAACCCATGGAAAGGGCAATAAATCATCAGGCAAAAGTGATCCTGCATCCCAAGCATAAAGCGCTTGAAATGCGAGAATCCTTCCGCGTCGTCTTCCGATTGCCATTTTTAATTTTTACCATGAAAGCGTTTTTTCAAGTTCCGCGCCGGTTTTAAATACGACAAAATTTTCAGGTTTACGGAGCTCGTTGGTAACCGAAACCAGCGCATCGTTGAGCGCTTCGTTTTGGCGCTGCATAATCACCATCTTTTTTATATACTCATAAAGACTGACATTTCCACCCGGTTCTACGACATCGCTTAATCCGAGTATTTTTGCATCTTTCTTTTCTATAACGACAAAGCATTGATAATTAACGGCTGTTTCAGTTATCGGCGAAACTTCCCCTACTTTCATGTTAAAAATTTTGAGGAGCTCGTCCATCGGAATACCGAGCTGTTCTGCTGCCAAGGAAGTTTTACTGACGAAAATTTCTCCTGCCTGATAAGTAAAATTTTTTTCCTGTGATTTAGTACGGATATCGGCAGTATCTTTAGGGTTTGCCGTCAGTTTCTTTTGAATGTCTTTAATAGTTTTTTCGGCAGCACTCGGCTTGTCTCCTTTCGGAGCTACCACCAAGAAGAGCTGTACCGTGTCGGGCTGTACGAAGGACTGCTTATTCACCTCATAATATGAACGGATTTGTTCGTCGGTCGGGCTTGGGATAGATTGAAGCTCTTTTTGTTTTTTCTGCATCACATACGCTTGCGCGGTCAGCTGTGTCCGTAAAAAGCTTTTAAATTCAGCAAGCGTCATACCGTTTTGCGCTTTCATATATTCGTCAAGCGACATATTGGTTTTTTCTTTAATCAGCTTGGCAAAATCCGCTTCGGATATTTGCTGCCCCAGTTGGCTGGATACGTATTCGTTGAAGTAATTGTTTACCTCCGAATCCATGATCTTTATTCCGTCTTTTTCGGCAGCCTGTACGATTAAACGCTCATTAATAAGGCCGTCCAGTGTCTGCTGCCGCTCTGCAAAGGTCATCTTACGTCCGATTTCCTTTTCCAAGGCGGAAACGCGGGTTTTAAGCTGGCCGAGCGTAATCGGCGCCCTACCAGTGAGTTTTACTTCTGCGATAGGCTGCAGGTTGGTTTGGGCAAATGCCCCTATAGACAAACTTAATGCAATAAGCAATGTAATTACGTTTTTTCTCATCATATCCTCTTCAGACTTTGATATTGTTAAACAAACAGGAAGCCGGTAAGTTACTGACAGGCATGCTCTGTGCCTATTTTATAAGTACCGCACGGATACGTCTGATACCCGCCGATGACGATTGTTCTTTTTGAATTACGAACTTACCCAATACGCCGGTGTGTTCTACGTGTGGACCTCCGCATACCTCTTTGGAAAAATTCCCGATGGAGTATACTTTGACGGTATCTTCGTATTTTTCACCGAAAAGCGCCATCGCGCCGGCTCGTTTTGCTTCTTCAAGCGGCATTATTTCCATGGTAACCGGTAAATCAGCTTGAATCTGCTCGTTGACAATACGTTCAACTTCCGCTTTTTCTTCGGCTGTCATAGGCTGCGGATGCGAAAAGTCGAAGCGAAGCCGCTCCGCCGTAATATTCGACCCTTTTTGTTCAACATGATCGCCGAGTACCATCCGCAGCGCCTTGTGCAAAAGGTGCGTTGCAGTGTGGTATGCGGTTGTTTGTTCGGAGTGATCCGCCAAGCCGCCCTTAAAAATCTGCTCGCTGCCGGCGCGGGAGAGCTCCTGATGCTTTTTAAAGGCTTCCTCAAATTCAGCTCTATCAACGGTTAAGCCCGATTCCCGCGCAAGCTCTTCGGTAAGTTCGATGGGAAAGCCATAGGTATCGTAAAGTTTAAACGCAAGCCGCCCGGGAATAATCTTTTTGGGATTTTTTAACAGGTTCGGCTTCATTTTTTCATATTCGGCTTCACCTTTTTTGAGAGTTTCGAGGAAGCGCTTTTCTTCGGCTTCGAGTTCGGCGGTGATAGTAACTTCTTTATCCTTTAATTCCGGATACGCACCCTTGTATTGTTCAATGACAACCTTTGCAGGGATTGCTAAGAACGTACCTTCGATACCGAGTTTTCTTCCGTGGCGGACAGCCCGTCTGATAATACGGCGGAGCACATACCCTGCACCGACGTTCGACGGTACTACCGCTTTCGGGTCGCCTAAAATAACGGTTGCCGCACGGATGTGGTCACAGATGATGCGGACGGATACGTCTTTCTCTGCATCGCTTCCATATTGATAGCCGGTTATTTTTTCGATTGCGGCGATAAGCGGCGTAAAAATCTCCGTTTCGTAGACGGACTTTTTTCCTTGCAGCATGGCAACCGTGCGTTCAATCCCCATACCGGTATCGACGCAGTGCCGCTCCAGCGTGTGATAGGAGCCGTCCTGTTCCTTGCGGTACTGCATAAATACGTCGTTCCATATTTCGACATACTTACCGCAGCTGCAGCCCGGGCGACATTCATGGCCGCAGGCAGGCTTTCCCGTGTCGATGAACATTTCGGTATCGGGACCGCAAGGGCCGGTTTCTCCCGCCGGGCCCCACCAGTTATCTTCGCGGGGTAAAAAGTGAATTCTTTCTTTCGGAATACCGAGCTTTTCCCAAATCTCCGCCGATTCGGTGTCGCGCGGAACTTTGTCATCGCCTGCAAAAACAGTTACCGAAAGAAGATCGATCGGAATATCGAGGTATTGGGGGCTCGTTAAAAATTCAAAGCTGTACCCAATCGCTTCTTTTTTAAAGTAATCTCCGAGAGACCAGTTTCCCAGCATTTCAAAAAAGGTGAGATGGGAAGCGTCGCCTACCGCATCGATATCTCCGGTGCGGATACACTTTTGATAGTCCGTTAAACGGGTTCCGGCAGGGTGCGGCTCCCCCATCAGATAGGGAACAAGCGGATGCATACCTGCGGTGGTAAATAAGACGGTGGGATCGTTTTCGGGAATTACCGACTTACCGGAAATTTCCGTATGGTTTTTACTCTTAAAAAATGCAATATACTTGGAACGTAGTTCATCTGCTGTAATGTGTTTATTCATATCTTAATATAGTAAAAAAAGCCATCGAACCTGTCAACTGTCCTTTTGAAAATAAACGGTGCATCTACTGGGTCGCTCGTTCAGCGAAGTACGTCCGTGTACTTCGCTGAACACAAGTTTGACCATTGTCAAACTTGATTCTGCTTAATACGAGCGGCATCCATGCCTCCGCTTTATTTTCGGCTAGCTCCTTGTATCTACACCGTCTATTTTCAAAAGCGTTGGCTATGCAGCACGGAGAAAAGCCTACAGCAATTCCGGTACACGGTTGAGCATAAGTGTTCAATCGAGCAGTGCCGGTATTCGCTTGCCGCCCGGTAGGTATACGGAATATTTAACGGGGTGTTTACTTCGCGCCTAACCGGCTGAGGGGCAAGATAGGGGGCATCAGTCTCCAACAACAGCCGATCGTCGGGCACCATGCGTACCAGCTCCGCTATTTCGGATGCTGTTTCCGCATTGTCGGCGTAGGTAATGGTAGCCGGAAATGAAAGGTACCAGCCACGTTCCAAAAAGGCCTCCGCTTCTTTTTTTCCGTATGAGAAACAGTGGATAACCCCTCGATGCCAACCTACTTCGTCGATGCAACGGAGCGTCGGCTCAAAGCCGTCACGGGAATGAATGATAACGGCCAAACCATACCGTTCGGCAAGCGCAAGCTGTTCCAGAAAGAGCCGCTCTTCTCCGGCAAGGTCTCCGGTTCCCGTACCGGCAGCTCCGGCATGGTTCCAATACCGATCGATACCGCATTCCCCGACTGCCGAATAGGACTGCCCGCTTTTTAGGATAGCCTGAATATCGGTTTCGAGCATCCGCATCGCCTCCGCCCGATGTTCGATAGCGGCACGTCCCGGCCACAGTCCCGCAGAAAAATGGATAAAATCGGGTACGTTTCCGGCTGCACCCCATGCATCGGCAACGGCCTTATACCGCGGCATAAAATCTCCGAC from the Treponema vincentii F0403 genome contains:
- a CDS encoding TatD family hydrolase, whose protein sequence is MFTDSHCHLRHISQKTAHFPLILKAMQEEKYPFIMDIGTDVGDFMPRYKAVADAWGAAGNVPDFIHFSAGLWPGRAAIEHRAEAMRMLETDIQAILKSGQSYSAVGECGIDRYWNHAGAAGTGTGDLAGEERLFLEQLALAERYGLAVIIHSRDGFEPTLRCIDEVGWHRGVIHCFSYGKKEAEAFLERGWYLSFPATITYADNAETASEIAELVRMVPDDRLLLETDAPYLAPQPVRREVNTPLNIPYTYRAASEYRHCSIEHLCSTVYRNCCRLFSVLHSQRF
- a CDS encoding tetratricopeptide repeat protein; the protein is MKRTKTKLFLIASFLLCILIAACSKADKNELFQQKLNSIDSTIEDGNTQKALKSLSALRKKARFPVQYLSIAKRELQLHSPVQALQSMQTGLKKHPDDPMLKAALTHTLLQEDRIEDAAAIAEALLGTSYAGIGTEALIQADKIKQTYRTPVPFWQEGFRLTGEHIFLENAAAMLAHQGEIAQAAALRSRIAKDEALRSPYFWSCLAYDMGNFQPVLDDLVYSLAYADMAGLPEHNPKAFEYARRHLLLAADASAGLGDMDQARGFWQMYVDRYADSSSEVFYNLAMTAPTQEEKAEILIDCISQNPGYYPAVAQYVRACSAIEAAHSQKNPLDEYLQSKDFYSLEMEKSLFVSSAFTLSAEEVLESAMNADKDDIRFELEEFRYRYVQPKNYTRGNGEMWKILEAHPHNPLVKAYARWYFASSGDFNACFGIDKADNHYEDAFYDGIRRAVQGYSTAALKNFAEAEAESRYRIPSAVDQAYIYDARNEPDMAIKFFSRAAELVPDKRTKSKMLYESARIYAERNGIAEAIALLNQSLKLDSENHRANVLRQKLIADGSVNRNAGLDTFLRIEMNPDTNTGMEAGQNSTAINPR
- a CDS encoding alanine--tRNA ligase; translation: MNKHITADELRSKYIAFFKSKNHTEISGKSVIPENDPTVLFTTAGMHPLVPYLMGEPHPAGTRLTDYQKCIRTGDIDAVGDASHLTFFEMLGNWSLGDYFKKEAIGYSFEFLTSPQYLDIPIDLLSVTVFAGDDKVPRDTESAEIWEKLGIPKERIHFLPREDNWWGPAGETGPCGPDTEMFIDTGKPACGHECRPGCSCGKYVEIWNDVFMQYRKEQDGSYHTLERHCVDTGMGIERTVAMLQGKKSVYETEIFTPLIAAIEKITGYQYGSDAEKDVSVRIICDHIRAATVILGDPKAVVPSNVGAGYVLRRIIRRAVRHGRKLGIEGTFLAIPAKVVIEQYKGAYPELKDKEVTITAELEAEEKRFLETLKKGEAEYEKMKPNLLKNPKKIIPGRLAFKLYDTYGFPIELTEELARESGLTVDRAEFEEAFKKHQELSRAGSEQIFKGGLADHSEQTTAYHTATHLLHKALRMVLGDHVEQKGSNITAERLRFDFSHPQPMTAEEKAEVERIVNEQIQADLPVTMEIMPLEEAKRAGAMALFGEKYEDTVKVYSIGNFSKEVCGGPHVEHTGVLGKFVIQKEQSSSAGIRRIRAVLIK
- a CDS encoding peptidyl-prolyl cis-trans isomerase, which encodes MRKNVITLLIALSLSIGAFAQTNLQPIAEVKLTGRAPITLGQLKTRVSALEKEIGRKMTFAERQQTLDGLINERLIVQAAEKDGIKIMDSEVNNYFNEYVSSQLGQQISEADFAKLIKEKTNMSLDEYMKAQNGMTLAEFKSFLRTQLTAQAYVMQKKQKELQSIPSPTDEQIRSYYEVNKQSFVQPDTVQLFLVVAPKGDKPSAAEKTIKDIQKKLTANPKDTADIRTKSQEKNFTYQAGEIFVSKTSLAAEQLGIPMDELLKIFNMKVGEVSPITETAVNYQCFVVIEKKDAKILGLSDVVEPGGNVSLYEYIKKMVIMQRQNEALNDALVSVTNELRKPENFVVFKTGAELEKTLSW
- the nusB gene encoding transcription antitermination factor NusB: MAIGRRRGRILAFQALYAWDAGSLLPDDLLPFPWVERTGKELHDEDFLFSQLLFLGAVEHIDEIDGLIAKNLENWDFNRLKLVDKAILRLGTYSLLFQQDTDPRIVINEAVTIARIYGTDDSFKFVNAVLDSIKRECLDCLHEKDKN